One genomic segment of Catalinimonas alkaloidigena includes these proteins:
- a CDS encoding TolC family protein, with protein MNKRLCYKLIFVNLSLIFFFHSSTAQESPQIVQEYTLEEIITLAKEQSPSSLFAETRKQNRFWAYRSFMSEYRPQLYLSGDFPFYQRSNNPITQPDGSIEFRRVNQNLTSLNLGVRQVIGLTGGSIFIESEMQRFDNFETDQTTYSGNPAVIGFEQQLFGFNPYKWDKEIAPLQYEESLKEYAEDMEELSIQATNLFFDVLLAQINLELAEKNLSSNDTVYQISEGRYNLGKIGENELLRVEFNVMKSRQEVAQARLDLETSTLRLRSFIGLNNTESFVLALPDDIPEFEVNEQTAISEALKNNPNTVEFARQIKEAERDMAEAKGNTGLNASLEATYGLTNRADDFPDIYNNPENQQRLGVSFFIPIVNWGRQKSIVKTQEALLNLTQYQVDQERINFEQEVYTQVKTYQMLRNKVEITEISNDIAARKYEITKQRYLIGKINITDLIISLQEKDQARRDYIQALNDFWTDYYNLRALTLYDFEAGQSLLTPDIMQGYE; from the coding sequence ATGAATAAACGCCTTTGTTATAAGCTAATATTTGTCAACCTAAGCCTAATTTTTTTCTTTCACTCAAGTACAGCACAGGAAAGCCCTCAAATTGTTCAGGAATATACATTAGAGGAAATCATCACTCTTGCTAAAGAACAATCGCCTTCCTCATTATTCGCGGAGACCAGAAAGCAAAACCGTTTTTGGGCATATCGTTCTTTTATGTCTGAATATCGCCCACAACTCTATTTGAGTGGGGATTTTCCATTCTATCAGCGTAGCAACAATCCTATTACACAACCTGATGGAAGTATAGAGTTTAGAAGAGTCAATCAGAACCTTACCAGTCTCAACTTAGGTGTAAGGCAGGTGATCGGGCTTACTGGCGGTAGTATTTTCATAGAGTCAGAAATGCAGCGTTTTGACAATTTTGAAACGGATCAAACAACATATAGCGGTAATCCGGCAGTCATAGGCTTTGAGCAGCAGCTTTTTGGATTTAATCCGTATAAATGGGATAAAGAAATAGCACCTCTTCAGTATGAGGAATCCCTGAAAGAATATGCTGAAGATATGGAAGAACTTTCTATTCAGGCTACTAATCTGTTTTTTGATGTATTGCTTGCGCAGATCAACCTGGAACTCGCTGAAAAAAACCTTTCCAGCAATGATACGGTATACCAAATTTCTGAAGGACGTTATAATCTGGGGAAAATAGGAGAGAATGAGCTGTTAAGAGTAGAGTTTAATGTGATGAAATCTAGGCAGGAGGTAGCCCAGGCACGTCTGGATTTGGAAACCAGTACCCTAAGGCTAAGATCTTTCATCGGACTTAATAATACCGAAAGTTTTGTATTGGCTCTACCGGATGATATTCCCGAATTTGAAGTGAATGAGCAGACGGCGATTAGCGAAGCGCTCAAAAATAATCCTAATACCGTAGAGTTTGCCCGTCAGATAAAAGAAGCAGAACGAGATATGGCAGAAGCCAAAGGAAATACTGGGCTAAACGCTTCTTTGGAAGCTACTTACGGGCTTACTAATCGCGCGGATGACTTTCCCGACATTTACAACAATCCTGAGAATCAGCAACGGCTGGGCGTAAGCTTTTTTATCCCTATTGTGAACTGGGGAAGGCAAAAGTCAATTGTCAAAACACAGGAAGCGCTTTTGAACCTTACCCAGTACCAGGTGGATCAGGAGAGGATCAATTTTGAGCAGGAAGTGTATACCCAGGTGAAGACCTATCAAATGTTACGCAATAAGGTAGAGATTACTGAAATATCAAATGATATTGCTGCCCGTAAATATGAAATTACCAAACAACGATACCTGATTGGTAAGATTAATATTACTGATCTGATTATCTCTTTGCAAGAGAAAGACCAGGCGAGAAGAGACTATATTCAGGCGCTTAACGATTTTTGGACTGATTATTATAACCTAAGAGCGCTTACGCTTTATGATTTTGAAGCTGGACAATCTCTATTAACCCCTGATATTATGCAGGGTTACGAATAA
- a CDS encoding cation diffusion facilitator family transporter translates to MSDRIDKIIRAAWVGIVGNALLALIKMVVGFTANSQAVIGDGIDTLSDVATYVIILFTARISQKPPSVKYPYGYQRAETIASKFLSFFIFFAGAQLFYVNVKDLISGVQRDLPDMLAVYATVFSMLVKFLMASWQFKVGKKTNSSMLIANAKNMRADIILSLSVLIGIAVTLLLKMPIIDTVIAIGVSLWILRIGFKIFMESNTELMDGVDDTSAYEKVFEAADAVKGAHNPHRARIRKMSNLYLIDLDIEVDARLSVAESHKISIAVEQEIKERLENVYDIMIHIEPKGNYEVDEKFGLSRRNL, encoded by the coding sequence GTGTCAGATAGAATTGATAAAATTATCCGAGCAGCCTGGGTAGGCATAGTTGGGAATGCATTACTCGCGCTGATCAAAATGGTAGTTGGCTTCACAGCGAACAGTCAGGCGGTAATAGGAGATGGTATAGATACTCTTTCAGATGTAGCTACTTATGTGATTATCCTCTTTACGGCGCGAATCAGTCAAAAACCTCCCTCTGTGAAATATCCTTACGGATACCAGCGTGCTGAAACTATTGCCAGCAAATTCCTTTCATTCTTTATATTTTTTGCCGGCGCACAACTGTTTTATGTAAATGTAAAAGACCTGATCAGCGGTGTTCAGCGTGATTTACCTGATATGCTTGCAGTATACGCTACTGTATTTTCTATGCTCGTAAAATTTTTGATGGCCAGTTGGCAGTTCAAGGTCGGAAAAAAGACCAATAGCAGTATGTTGATCGCTAATGCCAAAAATATGCGAGCAGATATTATACTTTCGCTTTCTGTACTGATTGGCATTGCAGTTACGCTCCTGCTGAAAATGCCTATCATAGACACAGTTATAGCAATCGGCGTAAGTCTGTGGATTTTACGTATTGGTTTCAAAATATTCATGGAATCAAATACTGAGCTAATGGACGGTGTGGACGACACCTCTGCATATGAAAAGGTGTTTGAGGCAGCAGATGCTGTAAAAGGGGCTCATAACCCACATCGGGCTCGCATCCGTAAAATGTCAAATCTTTACCTTATTGACCTGGACATTGAGGTAGATGCACGTTTGAGCGTGGCAGAATCACATAAAATCAGTATCGCCGTAGAGCAGGAGATCAAAGAACGACTGGAAAATGTGTACGACATCATGATACACATTGAGCCCAAAGGAAATTATGAGGTAGACGAAAAATTTGGCCTAAGCCGTAGGAATTTGTAA
- a CDS encoding superoxide dismutase, with the protein MAFQLPDLPYSSDALEPHIDAKTMEIHHDKHHGGYVTKLNKAIEGTPQADMSLDDLMKSIGSLSTAVRNNGGGHYNHSLFWTVLSPDGGGKPSGELAEAIDKAYGSFDSFKEEFNNAAATRFGSGWAWLIVEPGGSLKITSTPNQDNPAMEIAEVKGTPILGLDVWEHAYYLNYQNKRPEYISAFWNVVNWDEVSKRYSAAK; encoded by the coding sequence ATGGCATTCCAATTACCTGACTTACCTTACTCTTCTGACGCACTTGAGCCTCATATCGATGCCAAAACTATGGAAATCCACCATGATAAACACCATGGCGGTTATGTGACTAAACTTAACAAAGCAATTGAAGGGACTCCCCAGGCTGATATGTCTTTGGATGACCTGATGAAGAGCATAGGAAGTTTGTCCACCGCTGTACGTAATAATGGGGGAGGACATTATAATCACTCTCTTTTCTGGACAGTCTTATCTCCTGATGGAGGTGGAAAGCCCAGTGGTGAATTAGCTGAGGCTATTGACAAGGCTTACGGCTCATTTGACAGTTTCAAAGAAGAATTTAATAATGCTGCCGCTACCCGTTTCGGTTCAGGTTGGGCCTGGTTGATTGTTGAGCCTGGCGGTTCACTTAAAATTACCTCAACGCCTAACCAGGACAATCCTGCTATGGAGATTGCCGAAGTGAAAGGAACACCTATCCTGGGCTTAGATGTGTGGGAACACGCTTACTATTTAAATTATCAAAACAAACGTCCCGAATATATTTCAGCCTTCTGGAATGTGGTAAACTGGGATGAAGTAAGCAAGCGCTACTCAGCAGCCAAGTAA
- a CDS encoding DUF2461 domain-containing protein produces the protein MNSQLVLSFLDELAQNNNKDWMDAHRSWYEEAKEEFKVLVTQLLSELSVIDEGLVGLAPKHCIFRINRDIRFSKDKAPYKNNFGAYMSEGGKKSPNAGYYLHIQPHGESFIGGGMYHPSSEVISKVRQEIDYNASELKKIVSKADFQEYYGTIQGDKLKKAPKGYETDHPNIELLKLKDYVVIHKLSDDEIKSENFKDDAIRMFKTIEPFIRYLNVAIS, from the coding sequence ATGAATTCGCAACTTGTACTCAGCTTTCTGGATGAACTGGCCCAGAATAATAATAAAGATTGGATGGATGCCCACCGCTCGTGGTATGAAGAGGCTAAAGAAGAATTTAAAGTTCTGGTAACCCAGCTGCTGAGCGAACTCTCTGTTATAGATGAAGGGCTCGTGGGACTGGCACCTAAGCACTGTATCTTCAGAATCAACAGAGATATACGTTTTTCCAAAGACAAAGCACCATACAAAAATAATTTTGGCGCTTATATGTCGGAGGGGGGTAAAAAATCACCCAATGCTGGCTATTATCTCCATATACAACCTCATGGAGAATCTTTTATTGGAGGAGGTATGTACCATCCCAGTTCAGAGGTAATATCCAAAGTGAGGCAGGAGATTGATTATAATGCATCAGAGTTAAAAAAGATCGTTTCTAAAGCTGACTTTCAGGAATATTATGGCACAATACAAGGAGACAAACTGAAGAAGGCTCCCAAAGGCTACGAAACAGATCATCCAAATATTGAATTGCTCAAACTAAAAGACTATGTAGTAATCCATAAGCTGAGTGATGATGAGATCAAAAGCGAAAATTTTAAAGATGATGCTATTCGGATGTTCAAAACGATTGAGCCTTTCATACGCTACCTTAATGTAGCAATAAGCTAA
- a CDS encoding UDP-N-acetylmuramoyl-tripeptide--D-alanyl-D-alanine ligase: MIEDIYEKFLECVQVSTDTRNIIQGSLFIALKGEKFNANQFAADALEKGARYALIDEAEYQQDERFILVQDTLQTLQKLARHHRRQFDIPVLGINGTNGKTTTKELVNRVLSVKYKTLATQGNLNNHIGVPLTLLQLRKEHEIAIIELGANSVGEIAMLCEIAEPSHGLTTNIGKAHMEGFGGFEGAIRGESEQYHYLIQTRGTVFINSENPILSNMAKRFEAPLFYPAEGDYFHCKLISADPFIIYKHENGQVTETKLIGAYNFENIAAALCIGKYFEIPAEAANQTVSQYQPSNKRSQLIEKGSNTIIMDAYNANPDSMQAAIINLNKMKVGHKVAILGDMFELGKDSPAEHVAIGTLLTQCNINDVLLCGSMMEDAKKTYPEAHFFPNKEQLKTYLQTQNYEHATILLKASRGIALETILDDL, from the coding sequence ATGATAGAAGATATTTACGAGAAATTTTTGGAATGTGTCCAAGTTTCTACAGATACCCGCAATATCATACAAGGCAGCTTGTTTATAGCACTAAAAGGGGAAAAGTTTAATGCAAATCAATTTGCTGCCGATGCACTGGAGAAAGGCGCCCGCTATGCCCTGATTGATGAGGCAGAATACCAGCAGGATGAACGGTTTATTCTAGTTCAGGATACGCTGCAGACCTTGCAGAAATTAGCCCGTCATCACCGCCGTCAATTTGATATACCCGTACTAGGAATTAATGGTACTAATGGTAAAACAACGACCAAAGAACTTGTAAACCGGGTATTAAGTGTGAAATACAAAACGCTGGCTACGCAAGGTAACCTCAACAATCATATTGGTGTACCTCTGACCTTACTTCAGCTCCGAAAAGAGCATGAGATAGCAATTATTGAACTGGGAGCAAATAGCGTTGGTGAAATTGCCATGTTATGTGAAATCGCCGAACCTTCGCATGGTTTGACTACCAACATCGGGAAAGCTCACATGGAAGGTTTCGGGGGCTTTGAAGGTGCTATTCGCGGTGAAAGTGAGCAGTACCACTATCTTATCCAAACAAGGGGCACTGTCTTTATTAATTCGGAAAACCCCATTCTCAGTAATATGGCAAAGCGCTTTGAAGCGCCACTGTTTTATCCCGCAGAAGGTGATTATTTTCATTGCAAGCTGATCAGTGCTGACCCATTTATCATATATAAGCATGAAAACGGCCAAGTAACTGAGACTAAGCTGATTGGTGCTTATAACTTTGAAAATATTGCTGCGGCGCTTTGTATAGGTAAATATTTTGAAATACCAGCTGAAGCTGCTAATCAGACAGTAAGCCAGTACCAACCTTCTAACAAACGTTCTCAGCTGATTGAGAAAGGTAGCAATACCATCATCATGGACGCATACAATGCTAATCCCGATTCTATGCAGGCTGCAATTATTAATCTGAATAAGATGAAGGTAGGGCATAAAGTAGCCATACTGGGAGATATGTTTGAACTGGGAAAAGACAGCCCTGCTGAGCATGTTGCTATTGGCACACTACTCACCCAGTGTAACATCAATGACGTGCTGCTTTGTGGTAGCATGATGGAAGACGCAAAAAAAACATATCCAGAGGCTCACTTTTTTCCAAATAAAGAGCAACTCAAAACCTATTTGCAGACTCAAAATTATGAGCATGCAACCATATTGCTGAAAGCCTCAAGGGGCATTGCTTTAGAGACCATACTAGACGATCTATGA
- the tsaB gene encoding tRNA (adenosine(37)-N6)-threonylcarbamoyltransferase complex dimerization subunit type 1 TsaB — protein sequence MSYILSLETATKTCSVALHRDRQLLALQDFHLEKSHSSILHPLIADLMEYCEVDRKQLSAVALSMGPGSYTGLRIGTSTAKGLCFALEIPLIAINTLEAMALSVQKYNKKNALLCPMLDARRMEVYYQIRDSAGEEVHATAPLVVEENSFDKYLNDREVWFFGDGSDKCRSFLENRSEHAIFIEHIQPSAKEVGELAWQKFDAKSFEDVAYFEPFYLKEFRTTKPKKK from the coding sequence ATGAGCTATATTCTGAGCCTGGAAACCGCTACCAAAACATGCTCAGTTGCACTGCATCGTGACAGACAACTTTTAGCCTTGCAGGATTTTCATCTGGAAAAATCACACTCCTCCATTTTGCACCCACTTATTGCTGATCTTATGGAATATTGTGAGGTAGATAGAAAACAGTTAAGTGCGGTAGCACTTTCTATGGGGCCCGGTTCATATACAGGCTTGCGGATAGGTACATCTACTGCTAAAGGCTTGTGCTTTGCGCTGGAGATACCTCTAATTGCTATTAACACATTGGAAGCGATGGCTCTAAGTGTTCAAAAATATAACAAGAAAAATGCTTTGCTCTGCCCTATGCTGGATGCGCGAAGAATGGAAGTGTATTATCAGATAAGAGACTCAGCAGGTGAAGAAGTGCATGCTACAGCCCCTTTAGTAGTAGAAGAAAATAGTTTTGATAAGTACTTAAACGACAGGGAAGTTTGGTTTTTTGGTGATGGAAGCGATAAGTGCCGCTCCTTCTTAGAAAATCGTTCAGAACATGCTATTTTCATAGAACACATACAGCCTTCAGCCAAAGAGGTCGGAGAACTGGCATGGCAAAAATTTGATGCAAAAAGCTTTGAGGATGTTGCCTACTTTGAACCTTTTTATCTCAAAGAATTTCGCACGACTAAACCTAAAAAGAAATAG
- a CDS encoding DUF2480 family protein, producing the protein MRQQEGEIINKVAQSPLVTFNLEDYYPKGERIVYDIKDNLFQEAILREKDFRAFVKEHDWSQYEGKYVALNCSVDAIVPTWAYMLLTIKLEPYAAMVTYGSLETLEVALFTKALEKVDIEKFKDAKVVVKGCGNLPVPTYAYVEITRMLRPYVSSIMYGEPCSTVPLYKKPKK; encoded by the coding sequence ATGAGACAGCAGGAAGGAGAAATTATCAATAAAGTCGCCCAAAGTCCTCTGGTAACATTTAATCTGGAAGACTACTATCCAAAGGGTGAAAGAATAGTGTATGACATCAAAGATAATCTTTTTCAGGAAGCTATCCTGAGGGAAAAAGACTTTAGGGCTTTTGTCAAAGAACACGACTGGTCTCAATATGAAGGGAAGTATGTAGCACTTAACTGCTCGGTAGATGCTATCGTACCTACCTGGGCTTATATGCTTCTTACTATTAAGCTGGAGCCATATGCGGCCATGGTAACCTATGGAAGTTTAGAAACTTTAGAAGTGGCACTTTTTACTAAAGCATTGGAAAAAGTAGATATTGAAAAATTCAAAGACGCAAAAGTTGTAGTAAAGGGCTGTGGAAACTTGCCGGTGCCTACTTATGCTTATGTTGAGATCACACGCATGCTTCGCCCTTATGTAAGCAGTATCATGTATGGTGAGCCTTGTAGTACAGTTCCATTGTATAAAAAGCCAAAGAAATAA
- a CDS encoding PAS domain-containing sensor histidine kinase, giving the protein MIRTERLLDTLIGAANLGMCVVDDRNKIIDVNEFFCAIYEYEREELINKSYSILQPESYRARASLYYQNYIEGHQKSGLRQIISKNGTRKNVYSFTANTVDEEGNKLKVFNVVEATEPSEISKEAPSTPLQTSTQEVVIGNNVKTGILRCSQEGELQYANPHARTLLFLPAGSKSLHNEVTVYKGQHSRKLTLVQLLNEERFVDNQSLLIERPDHPPFWAVLSASTTITDEGQVCFDITIVSLEDQKLLERKLNKRIEELKNSNKSLDHFVYGATHDLKAPLASISGLINILKREQDFSQRELYIQMMEKSVHRLNEFIKEIVDYSRNANQDLKHDHIEFQPLVEEIFESMAHLENAAKIRPVIQVEQDYPFLTDAHRLKVVLNNLVSNAYKYSSTHRRDCFIEVKVKVSPVKATIHVKDNGQGIGESHIEKIFDMFFRASEGQTGTGLGLYIVKETLDKMQGSIHVVSELGQGTSFVVNIPSASTFGSNEKQMKLDI; this is encoded by the coding sequence ATGATACGAACCGAAAGGTTGCTGGATACGCTCATTGGTGCTGCTAATCTTGGTATGTGTGTAGTAGATGACCGTAACAAGATTATTGATGTCAATGAATTTTTCTGTGCTATTTATGAATACGAAAGAGAAGAGCTGATCAACAAATCTTACTCTATCTTGCAACCTGAGAGTTATCGTGCTCGTGCTAGTTTATACTACCAGAATTATATTGAAGGGCATCAGAAGTCTGGACTGCGTCAGATTATCAGTAAAAATGGTACTCGCAAAAATGTTTATTCGTTTACTGCTAATACTGTAGATGAAGAAGGCAATAAACTAAAGGTTTTCAATGTGGTGGAGGCCACAGAGCCGTCCGAAATTAGTAAGGAAGCTCCTTCTACACCTTTACAAACAAGCACTCAGGAAGTTGTAATCGGAAATAATGTAAAGACAGGAATTCTCAGGTGTAGCCAAGAAGGAGAATTACAATACGCCAACCCTCATGCACGAACTTTATTATTCTTACCAGCAGGATCAAAGAGTTTGCATAATGAAGTTACGGTTTATAAAGGGCAGCATTCAAGAAAGCTTACTTTAGTGCAACTGTTAAATGAGGAGCGCTTTGTCGACAATCAATCACTATTAATAGAACGACCGGATCACCCTCCGTTCTGGGCCGTATTAAGCGCATCTACAACCATTACCGATGAAGGGCAGGTTTGCTTTGACATTACAATCGTAAGCCTGGAAGATCAGAAACTACTGGAGCGAAAACTCAACAAGAGGATTGAAGAACTGAAAAATTCTAATAAGAGCTTAGATCATTTTGTATATGGTGCCACACACGATCTGAAAGCACCTCTCGCATCTATTTCTGGCTTGATTAATATTTTGAAGAGAGAGCAGGATTTCAGTCAAAGAGAGCTGTATATTCAGATGATGGAAAAGAGTGTGCACCGTCTTAATGAATTTATTAAAGAGATCGTTGACTATTCTCGTAATGCTAATCAAGATTTGAAGCATGATCATATAGAATTTCAACCCCTGGTGGAAGAGATCTTCGAGAGTATGGCTCATTTGGAAAATGCTGCCAAAATAAGACCTGTGATACAGGTTGAGCAGGATTATCCCTTTCTCACAGACGCACACCGCCTCAAAGTAGTATTAAACAACTTAGTGAGCAATGCTTACAAATACAGCAGCACTCATAGAAGAGATTGCTTTATAGAAGTTAAGGTAAAGGTTAGTCCGGTAAAAGCTACTATTCACGTGAAAGACAATGGCCAGGGCATTGGAGAAAGTCATATTGAAAAGATTTTTGATATGTTTTTTCGTGCTTCTGAAGGACAGACGGGTACAGGCCTAGGACTCTACATCGTCAAGGAGACACTTGACAAAATGCAAGGTTCAATCCACGTAGTTTCTGAGCTGGGTCAGGGAACGAGCTTTGTTGTAAATATACCCTCTGCAAGTACATTTGGCAGTAACGAGAAGCAAATGAAACTGGATATATAG
- a CDS encoding response regulator — protein MEKIKQVFVIDDDPINNIIFQKLSEFVDFAEEIIPFLSAVDSLDYLQKLEEEQAPPPNIIFLDIRMPIVNGWEFLERLSKLNKNHYFEGTAIYMLTSSSEQSDINKAKNYHLVTDYIVKPLLTEDLEAIKEKMQAETA, from the coding sequence ATGGAGAAAATTAAGCAAGTATTTGTCATTGATGATGACCCTATAAACAACATTATTTTTCAGAAATTATCGGAATTTGTAGATTTTGCAGAGGAAATCATACCATTTCTTAGTGCGGTGGATAGCCTTGACTACTTACAAAAGCTGGAAGAAGAGCAAGCCCCTCCCCCTAACATAATCTTTCTGGATATCAGAATGCCCATTGTCAATGGATGGGAGTTCCTGGAAAGATTAAGTAAGCTCAATAAAAATCATTATTTTGAGGGTACCGCCATTTATATGCTGACTTCTTCCTCTGAGCAGTCAGATATTAACAAAGCAAAAAACTACCATCTGGTTACTGATTATATTGTCAAGCCTCTGCTTACAGAAGATCTTGAGGCTATCAAAGAAAAAATGCAGGCTGAAACAGCTTAG
- a CDS encoding PAS domain S-box protein yields MNYLYQESNEPQKRQEQQLSFHTLNNSSNNYSFFHAIAEYSLNVQQFLPDMIYSQDKGNLDEKTFFFSKHALRDVIKDKPYPYYVCDLSLVKNLSLATAQLISRRTDELFSEHGFIFYVVPKSQVSEVQAALVHNESITIASTSEEAYKMCMKYKYKQHVSDYQNLEHLDKHDLINIVQAQKLQQDAIISLMMSSSEHTQEAISQIREKIDVKEKEDNNPSSLNDIKALLNNFENDVLNQLQEKEEALNRKTANLYAVIESTDMCVGLLDEEGNLVDCNQRFTSFFENFFGQQLEAGQKLMTLEGMSTFQQQWQQYFNEAIKGEQCQFSEILSTNGKSAILNIKLFPIFREQKVRGISCFIQDLTKKQQEEALFRLLNSAIVHTNDAILITEVKSLDFIHGHIIYVNRSFTSLTGYEEDEVIGNSHNLLYGSLTSTDALDTINQAVQNGEPVRTEIINYKKDASYYWVDFSIVPLKNDQGEVTHWISIHRDISARKKAEEKVRHQERFLESINKNIKEAILRTDALKHLQYTNQSFRDLFGYRDENISLEELFANKEAATKFEEALNKGMVNNRSFQFKRKDGTTFWGLTSFIINEDQGIKYYDGAIRDITERKESEKILQEKNTALQKTNEELDRFVYSASHDLRAPLASSLGLINISRFTQNESERMSYLDMMEQSLNKMDKIIQDITDYSRNARLEIECEEIHFESLITDVLQRLKYLEHIDDVNIHTFIGGESKFYTDKIRLYVILINLISNAIKYHKYEETNPYINIKVMIKPDEAHILVEDNGIGIEEKHLDKIFGMFFQAARESSGSGLGLFIVKETINKLDGSISVQSKLKEGSCFEVILPNEIHGVDL; encoded by the coding sequence ATGAATTACTTGTACCAGGAATCAAACGAACCACAAAAACGTCAAGAGCAGCAGTTGTCATTTCATACACTTAACAATTCTTCTAATAATTACTCTTTTTTTCATGCAATAGCAGAATATAGTCTGAATGTTCAGCAATTTCTTCCAGACATGATTTACTCTCAGGATAAGGGAAATCTGGATGAAAAGACTTTTTTCTTTTCTAAACATGCGCTAAGAGATGTAATTAAAGACAAACCCTATCCCTATTATGTGTGTGACTTAAGTTTAGTCAAAAACTTATCTCTTGCAACAGCCCAGTTGATCAGCAGGCGTACTGATGAGTTATTTTCTGAGCATGGCTTTATTTTCTATGTGGTTCCAAAAAGTCAGGTGAGCGAAGTACAGGCTGCCCTTGTACACAACGAAAGCATTACGATCGCTTCTACTTCTGAAGAAGCTTACAAAATGTGTATGAAGTACAAGTATAAACAGCATGTGAGTGATTATCAGAACCTGGAACATCTTGATAAACATGACCTGATCAACATCGTCCAGGCCCAGAAGCTTCAGCAGGATGCCATCATTTCATTAATGATGTCTTCGTCTGAGCATACACAAGAAGCCATCAGTCAGATTCGTGAAAAAATTGATGTAAAAGAGAAAGAAGATAATAATCCTTCTTCACTGAATGATATCAAAGCGCTACTTAATAACTTTGAAAATGATGTGCTCAATCAGCTGCAGGAAAAAGAGGAAGCACTTAACCGTAAAACGGCCAATTTATATGCAGTAATCGAAAGTACGGATATGTGTGTAGGCTTGCTGGATGAAGAAGGTAATCTGGTAGACTGCAATCAACGTTTTACTTCTTTCTTTGAAAACTTCTTTGGCCAACAGCTTGAAGCAGGTCAAAAACTGATGACTTTGGAAGGTATGTCTACTTTCCAGCAGCAATGGCAGCAATACTTCAATGAAGCAATCAAGGGTGAGCAGTGTCAGTTTTCTGAAATTCTAAGTACAAATGGTAAAAGCGCAATACTTAACATTAAACTTTTTCCAATCTTCAGAGAACAAAAAGTAAGAGGGATTTCCTGCTTCATTCAGGATCTTACAAAAAAACAACAAGAGGAAGCACTCTTTCGACTTCTGAATTCTGCTATAGTTCACACCAATGATGCGATTTTGATCACTGAAGTAAAATCATTAGACTTTATCCATGGTCATATCATTTATGTCAACCGATCTTTTACCTCTCTTACCGGATATGAGGAAGATGAGGTGATTGGTAATAGTCATAACCTCTTATATGGCTCGCTTACGTCTACTGATGCTTTAGATACCATTAATCAGGCTGTACAGAATGGTGAACCGGTCCGTACCGAAATCATTAACTATAAAAAAGACGCAAGTTATTACTGGGTTGACTTCTCAATTGTACCCCTCAAAAACGATCAGGGTGAGGTAACACATTGGATCTCAATCCATCGGGACATTAGTGCCAGAAAAAAAGCCGAAGAAAAGGTAAGACATCAGGAGCGTTTTCTTGAGTCTATCAATAAGAATATCAAGGAAGCCATTTTGCGTACTGATGCATTGAAACACCTTCAATATACCAATCAGTCATTCCGGGATCTTTTTGGCTATAGGGATGAAAACATCAGCCTGGAAGAATTATTCGCGAATAAAGAAGCTGCCACAAAATTTGAAGAAGCCTTAAACAAAGGGATGGTCAATAACAGGTCATTCCAATTTAAACGTAAAGATGGAACAACCTTTTGGGGACTTACCAGCTTCATCATCAACGAAGATCAGGGTATCAAATACTATGATGGGGCCATTCGGGATATCACTGAGCGCAAAGAATCTGAAAAGATTTTGCAGGAAAAAAATACTGCGCTTCAAAAAACGAATGAAGAGCTTGACCGCTTTGTATACAGTGCCTCACATGACCTGAGGGCTCCACTTGCGTCAAGTTTAGGCCTCATCAATATATCAAGGTTCACACAAAATGAAAGTGAGCGCATGAGCTATCTGGATATGATGGAGCAAAGCTTAAATAAAATGGATAAAATCATTCAGGATATTACTGACTATTCCAGAAACGCCCGCCTGGAAATAGAGTGTGAAGAGATCCATTTTGAAAGCCTGATCACTGACGTGCTGCAACGCTTAAAGTACCTGGAACATATTGATGATGTTAATATTCACACCTTTATCGGGGGAGAAAGTAAATTCTATACTGACAAAATTCGCCTGTACGTCATACTGATAAATCTGATTTCTAACGCTATAAAATATCATAAATACGAGGAAACTAACCCCTATATCAACATAAAAGTAATGATCAAACCCGATGAGGCACATATTTTGGTGGAAGATAATGGTATAGGAATAGAAGAGAAGCACCTGGATAAAATATTTGGCATGTTTTTTCAGGCAGCCCGCGAATCTTCAGGTTCAGGTTTAGGTTTATTTATAGTTAAAGAAACGATCAACAAACTGGACGGTAGTATAAGTGTACAATCCAAACTCAAAGAAGGGAGTTGCTTTGAGGTGATTTTGCCCAACGAAATACATGGTGTTGATCTTTAG